ATTGAGTTGTTTCTCTTGGCTGTGATGGCCTATGATCGGTATGTAGCCATAGGTAACCCCTTGCTCTACCGTGTTGCAATGTCAGATAAGCTCTGTTGGCAACTTGTAACTGTTCCCTATGTATACTGCTTCTCTGTGGCAGTTTTGCAAACTATCATCACATTCCACTTTTCTTACTGTGCCTCTAATGTCATTAACCATTTCTACTGTGATGACATTCCTCTCATAGCCCTCTCTTGCTCAGATACTCATGTTAAACAAATCCTGATATTTGCCTTTGGTGGATTTGACATGATCTGCTCTTTGTTGACTGTCATCATCTCCTATGTCTTCATCATTGCCACCATCTTGCGGATTCGCTCAACAGAGGGAAGACTCAAGGCCTTCTCCACCTGTGGTTCTCATATAGTTACTGTTATCATTTTCTATGGCATTCTGTCCTTTATGTATTTGCAGCCACAGTCTAAACACTCACTGGACACAGATAAAATGACATCAGTGTTTTATACAATAGTAATTCCCATGTTGAACCCACTAATTTACAGCTTGCGGAACAAGGAGGTAAAAGAGGCTGTCAGGAAAATTCTGAGAAATACCTGGTCAGTTGCTCATTTGAGACTCTTAGACAAATGAATAACTGCCTGTGGTAGCAGAACATGCTTCAATATTATAACTTGTAATGGCTTGgttcataatatatttttttaaacccttgtacttcggtgtattgtctcataggtggaagattggtaagggtgggtaatggggtcaagtgacttgcccagggtcacacagctgggaagtggctgaggccgggttttgaacctaggacctcctgtctctaggcctgactctcactccactgagctacccagctgccccccataatatatttttattttcattcattagaacaatatttattaaaagcatGTTGTAAACAAGACAAGGTTACATTAATTTGTGCAAAAAAAGATGTCACAACTGTTTCTATGTCTTGAAATGATTTCTTAAGTCCTCAATAAAATGGAGGCATTCATCTTCACTTcttaattttgctatttttctaaATCTGAATTGAAGATATCTGTGAAATAAATGCATTTAGGAAGAAGGGAGTTGGTGCAGTGAGTAGAATAATATATGCTTACTTAGGAAGacaattttaaattctttcttaaaCTCTTTCTAATTTTGCAACATTGCAAAACTTACTTGATTTCTCTAagttccttacctataaaataaatattataatagtacATACATCATAGGAGTACTGAGAAAATGAGATAGAATGAGTAAAGTGCTTTTGAACCTTCAAagtgctatattattattattaattctattctattattattatttctattattatttaagCCCCTATtaatctattttcttctattattatttatttctattgtattattcttctattattatttctattattcttctattATATAAGCCCCACCCAATCTACAAAGCAGCTTTATTTGGGCTTGTACTGATCTCTGGTAGTCCATcagaaaaaatgtgaataattGAAGATGACAACTTTTAAAATAGAAGCAGGCAATTCTGAGAAAATTATCCTCAGCTGACAGTATAGAATTAATGCTTGGCTTTGCCACCAATTAGTTATTTGAACTTTTTGGAATCTTAGGATTTATATTAATCATGGATTATTAAATCATAGATGTATAACTGAAAGATAATGTCAGATCCAAAGACCTAAGAAAGGGCTAACTAGTTCAGTTAATAGAAGGATTCATCTTGATTA
The Gracilinanus agilis isolate LMUSP501 unplaced genomic scaffold, AgileGrace unplaced_scaffold58062, whole genome shotgun sequence DNA segment above includes these coding regions:
- the LOC123256353 gene encoding olfactory receptor 1038-like → MAYDRYVAIGNPLLYRVAMSDKLCWQLVTVPYVYCFSVAVLQTIITFHFSYCASNVINHFYCDDIPLIALSCSDTHVKQILIFAFGGFDMICSLLTVIISYVFIIATILRIRSTEGRLKAFSTCGSHIVTVIIFYGILSFMYLQPQSKHSLDTDKMTSVFYTIVIPMLNPLIYSLRNKEVKEAVRKILRNTWSVAHLRLLDK